A window of the Neofelis nebulosa isolate mNeoNeb1 chromosome 13, mNeoNeb1.pri, whole genome shotgun sequence genome harbors these coding sequences:
- the HNRNPF gene encoding heterogeneous nuclear ribonucleoprotein F translates to MMLGPEGGEGFVVKLRGLPWSCSVEDVQNFLSDCTIHDGAAGVHFIYTREGRQSGEAFVELESEDDVKMALKKDRESMGHRYIEVFKSHRTEMDWVLKHSGPNSADTANDGFVRLRGLPFGCTKEEIVQFFSGLEIVPNGITLPVDPEGKITGEAFVQFASQELAEKALGKHKERIGHRYIEVFKSSQEEVRSYSDPPLKFMSVQRPGPYDRPGTARRYIGIVKQAGLERMRSGAYSAGYGGYEEYSGLSDGYGFTTDLFGRDLSYCLSGMYDHRYGDGEFTVQSTTGHCVHMRGLPYKATENDIYNFFSPLNPVRVHIEIGPDGRVTGEADVEFATHEEAVAAMSKDRANMQHRYIELFLNSTTGASNGAYSSQMMQGMGVSAQSTYSGLESQSVSGCYGAGYGGQNSMGGYD, encoded by the coding sequence ATGATGCTGGGCCCCGAGGGAGGTGAAGGCTTTGTGGTCAAGCTCCGTGGCCTGCCCTGGTCCTGCTCTGTTGAGGATGTGCAGAATTTCCTTTCTGACTGCACAATACATGATGGGGCTGCAGGCGTTCATTTCATCTACACTAGAGAAGGCAGGCAGAGTGGTGAGGCTTTTGTTGAACTTGAATCAGAAGATGATGTAAAAATGGCCCTTAAAAAAGACAGGGAAAGCATGGGACACCGGTACATTGAGGTGTTCAAGTCCCACAGAACCGAGATGGATTGGGTATTGAAGCACAGTGGTCCAAACAGTGCCGACACCGCCAATGATGGCTTCGTGCGGCTTCGAGGACTCCCATTTGGATGCACCAAGGAAGAAATTGTTCAGTTCTTCTCAGGGTTGGAAATTGTGCCAAACGGGATCACATTGCCTGTGGACCCCGAGGGCAAGATTACAGGGGAAGCCTTTGTGCAGTTTGCCTCACAGGAGTTAGCGGAGAAGGCCCTAGGGAAGCACAAGGAGAGAATAGGGCACAGGTATATTGAAGTGTTCAAGAGCAGTCAGGAAGAAGTTAGGTCATACTCGGATCCCCCTCTGAAGTTCATGTCTGTACAGCGGCCAGGGCCCTATGACCGCCCTGGCACGGCCAGGAGGTATATTGGCATTGTCAAGCAAGCAGGCCTGGAGAGGATGAGGTCTGGTGCTTATAGTGCAGGCTATGGGGGCTATGAGGAGTACAGCGGCCTCAGCGATGGCTACGGCTTCACCACTGATCTGTTTGGGAGAGACCTCAGTTACTGTCTCTCAGGCATGTATGACCACAGATACGGAGACGGCGAGTTCACTGTCCAGAGTACCACTGGACACTGTGTCCACATGAGAGGGCTACCATACAAAGCCACAGAGAACGACATTTACAACTTCTTCTCTCCACTCAACCCTGTGAGAGTCCATATTGAGATTGGCCCTGATGGAAGAGTGACGGGCGAAGCCGATGTTGAGTTTGCCACTCACGAAGAAGCTGTGGCAGCAATGTCCAAAGACCGGGCCAACATGCAACACAGATACATAGAACTTTTCCTGAATTCCACGACTGGGGCCAGCAATGGGGCGTACAGCAGCCAGATGATGCAAGGCATGGGGGTGTCGGCCCAGTCCACTTACAGTGGCCTCGAGAGCCAGTCTGTGAGTGGCTGTTATGGGGCTGGCTATGGAGGCCAGAACAGCATGGGTGGATATGACTAG